One window of the bacterium genome contains the following:
- a CDS encoding hydrogenase maturation protease: MTNKPLLILCLGNEIVSDDAFGPAVSRALRDEPDLNRHADILFAPVAGFHLLDLFQGRDKILIVDTIVTGTAAAGTLHSFPAGVLTPSKHLTTSHQISLPTALELGKRLGLKMPEVVDVVAVEAQDLETLSEELTQPVRDALDGALARIRAWVAENAVEDVQYAGKQ, encoded by the coding sequence ATTACGAACAAGCCGCTCTTAATTCTCTGTCTCGGCAACGAGATTGTCAGTGATGACGCCTTTGGACCGGCGGTCTCCCGCGCCCTGCGGGATGAGCCGGACCTGAACCGTCACGCGGATATACTATTTGCTCCTGTGGCCGGATTCCATCTGCTGGACCTGTTTCAGGGGCGCGACAAGATTCTGATTGTGGACACGATTGTCACGGGCACCGCGGCGGCCGGAACACTGCACAGTTTTCCGGCGGGAGTGCTGACTCCTTCGAAGCATTTGACGACCAGTCATCAGATCAGTCTGCCGACGGCTCTCGAGCTGGGCAAGCGGCTGGGGCTTAAGATGCCGGAGGTGGTGGATGTGGTGGCCGTGGAGGCGCAGGATCTGGAAACCCTGTCGGAGGAGTTGACCCAGCCGGTGCGAGACGCACTGGATGGAGCGCTGGCTCGGATCCGAGCATGGGTGGCTGAGAATGCCGTCGAGGATGTTCAATATGCCGGGAAACAATAA
- the hypF gene encoding carbamoyltransferase HypF: METPKVSYLFSAIQHLEIHVSGTVQGVGFRPFVYNMARRLGLRGTVQNNSQGVIIHAQGAEDGLSGLLDALRDALPPAARVDSLNAVPQELGDYTEFRILPSEVLDETFTQVSPDLALCFECRREMEGLGERRRDYPFINCTNCGPRFTIIQRLPYDRPETTMSEFRLCDVCRAEYEDPEDRRFHAQPVACRSCGPWLRYLEMTRDGWQETGTKDDALARAVAALKEQKIVLVQGIGGFHLACDARDERLVNELRRRKHRDEKPFAVMFPSEESLEECCEVEGIELAFLRSYRAPIMILKKRPDSVIAEAVAPGNPCLGAMLPYSPLHVVLLKEFGTPLVMTSANLSDEPIAYDVDRALDRMSGIADGALVHNRKIQMFADDSVVKVIGGAPRVWRRSRGYVPEAVHVPQAFHTPTLAFGPQLKNTFCLGKQQFAILSQHLGDLENDLSADAARAALEHFLHLYDAKIELAACDLHPDYTTTRIAEAWSSERGIPLVKVQHHHAHLAACLAENGKSERAIGLCLDGTGYGTDGAVWGGEVLVGDLCGFERIGHLQETAMLGGERAAKEPWRMALAWLFEAYGHRWSELPLHFASHLRTEFAEQSLRMLLSSSLRSNVFPRTTSLGRLFDGAAALMFFGTRRQYEGQAAMLLEGMMASATEKPYPLEVIENSQGWVLSPVPMIRAMVSDLESRVAPDVMSRRFHEGIVDGFTRLCMRVREATSVNTVALSGGCFMNAFLLTAFERTLTEQGFAVLSHQQVPPNDGGVALGQAVVANARREG, translated from the coding sequence ATGGAAACGCCGAAGGTAAGCTATTTATTTTCGGCAATTCAGCACTTAGAGATCCATGTATCGGGAACGGTGCAAGGAGTGGGCTTTCGGCCCTTTGTCTACAACATGGCGCGCAGGTTGGGGCTGCGGGGCACGGTGCAGAACAACAGCCAAGGGGTGATCATCCATGCCCAAGGGGCGGAGGATGGGCTGAGCGGGCTGTTGGATGCCCTGCGCGATGCCTTGCCGCCGGCGGCAAGAGTGGACAGCCTGAATGCTGTGCCGCAGGAACTGGGCGATTACACGGAATTTCGAATTCTACCCAGTGAAGTCCTTGATGAAACCTTTACTCAGGTGTCTCCGGATCTGGCCCTCTGCTTCGAATGCAGGAGAGAAATGGAGGGCTTAGGAGAACGGAGGAGAGATTACCCATTCATCAACTGCACCAACTGCGGGCCGCGATTTACCATTATCCAGCGCCTGCCGTATGACCGGCCAGAAACGACCATGAGCGAATTCCGGCTTTGCGATGTGTGCCGCGCCGAATATGAGGATCCGGAGGACCGCCGCTTCCATGCCCAGCCTGTGGCCTGCCGAAGTTGCGGGCCGTGGCTGCGCTACTTGGAGATGACCCGGGATGGCTGGCAGGAGACGGGCACAAAGGATGACGCCTTGGCTCGGGCGGTGGCGGCGCTCAAGGAGCAGAAGATTGTGCTGGTGCAGGGGATCGGGGGATTCCATCTGGCGTGTGATGCGCGGGACGAAAGGTTGGTGAATGAGCTGCGGCGGCGCAAGCATCGCGACGAGAAGCCGTTCGCGGTGATGTTTCCTTCCGAGGAGAGCCTGGAAGAATGCTGCGAGGTTGAAGGGATCGAGCTGGCTTTTCTGCGATCCTATCGCGCGCCGATCATGATTTTGAAGAAGCGGCCGGACTCGGTGATTGCTGAGGCGGTGGCGCCGGGGAATCCCTGCCTGGGAGCGATGCTGCCGTATTCGCCGCTGCATGTGGTGCTGCTGAAGGAGTTCGGTACGCCGCTGGTGATGACCAGCGCCAATCTCAGCGACGAACCCATAGCCTACGACGTGGATCGCGCGCTGGACCGGATGAGCGGCATTGCGGATGGCGCACTGGTGCACAACCGCAAAATTCAGATGTTCGCCGATGATTCGGTGGTGAAGGTGATCGGCGGCGCTCCCCGCGTGTGGCGGCGGTCCCGTGGCTATGTGCCCGAAGCGGTGCATGTTCCTCAGGCCTTTCACACACCGACGCTGGCCTTCGGGCCGCAGCTCAAGAACACCTTCTGCCTGGGCAAGCAGCAGTTTGCAATTCTCAGCCAGCATTTGGGAGATCTGGAAAACGATCTTTCCGCTGATGCCGCCCGTGCGGCGCTGGAGCATTTTCTGCACCTGTATGATGCGAAAATTGAACTGGCCGCCTGCGACCTGCATCCCGACTACACGACGACGCGAATTGCCGAGGCGTGGAGCAGCGAACGCGGAATTCCGCTGGTGAAGGTGCAGCACCATCATGCGCATCTGGCGGCGTGTCTGGCGGAGAACGGCAAGTCGGAGCGGGCGATTGGCTTATGCCTCGATGGGACGGGGTACGGGACGGACGGCGCGGTGTGGGGTGGAGAGGTGCTGGTCGGGGATCTGTGCGGCTTCGAGAGAATCGGGCATCTGCAGGAGACGGCGATGCTGGGCGGGGAGCGCGCGGCCAAGGAGCCGTGGCGGATGGCCTTGGCCTGGCTGTTTGAAGCCTATGGGCACCGCTGGAGCGAATTGCCGCTGCACTTTGCCTCGCATTTGCGTACGGAGTTTGCCGAGCAATCGCTGCGGATGTTGCTGTCCTCCTCGCTGCGTTCGAATGTATTTCCGCGCACGACGAGCCTCGGCAGACTGTTTGATGGAGCGGCGGCGCTGATGTTCTTCGGCACGCGGCGGCAGTATGAAGGCCAGGCGGCGATGCTGCTGGAAGGGATGATGGCATCGGCCACAGAGAAGCCGTATCCGCTGGAAGTCATCGAGAATTCTCAGGGCTGGGTGCTGTCGCCGGTGCCGATGATCCGGGCGATGGTTTCGGATTTGGAATCACGCGTTGCACCCGATGTGATGTCGCGCCGGTTCCACGAGGGAATTGTGGACGGTTTTACGCGGCTATGCATGCGCGTGCGGGAAGCTACTTCAGTGAACACGGTGGCGCTTTCCGGCGGGTGCTTTATGAATGCGTTTCTCCTGACGGCTTTCGAGCGGACCCTGACGGAGCAGGGGTTTGCGGTGTTGTCACACCAGCAGGTTCCCCCCAATGACGGCGGCGTGGCGCTGGGACAGGCAGTGGTGGCGAACGCGAGAAGAGAAGGATGA